One genomic region from Cardiocondyla obscurior isolate alpha-2009 linkage group LG01, Cobs3.1, whole genome shotgun sequence encodes:
- the Rdgb gene encoding protein retinal degeneration B isoform X7, which produces MLIKEYRIPLPLSVEEYRIAQLYMIAKKSREESKGAGSGVEIIENEPYSNGPGGNGQYTHKIYHVGSHLPGWFKSLLPKSALIAKEEAWNAYPYTKTRYTCPFVEKFSVEIETYYFPDDGHQENVFKLTGSDYRNRIVDVIDIVKDQPYGGDYVKEEDPKLYVSEKTGRGPLEDTWLEDYWADVEGKQQPTPSGKSLMCAYKLCRVEFRYWGMQTKLEKFIHDVALRKTMVRAHRQAWAWQDEWNGLTMEDIREIERQTQLALQRKMGLAESSEDELEDESRKAAAATTAGAAATAAASTASEESAMAKTLAATLGSIEKNEEAQSPPSVRKPSDIPIINTAASSEGEITPGDSPIDINEIKNATVGEKAKKEWMKNSVSLHSPNTNKSFDIQIANWRMESIVRESESGSDDEFFDCQAGFIIPVIRKEDFEDSSSLAKWSSLDLLAEGEDTAIRTPSTANEQEDTIFSPSYLQRITNERSSKRLQITTSASIDMSCPASPQHSPTHNPCKITVLIIVVHGGSVLDANVDLTAKKSDITTFRGAFESVMRQHYPSMVGHVSLRFVACPSICTEGLGILSSLSPYSFDVSPSCMDAPQVTHDTIPIGAIPLLASSSSEYQDIVSRVVMSANQVYHEFVKSDEGRGFNGQICFVGDSVGSILGYDALCRATQHSRHSSENSILEGSGQQSTEISGNEDGKHLAAPSPRRRSSGTSDNKLDFEVGDFFTFGSPLALVLAYRKIAASNDKNSFIPRPLVNQVYNLFHPTDPVAARLEPLISARFSLIAPVNIARYQKYPLGNGQPYHLLETIQTNPQLFADGLNVPNLQSHLRRLSDISLQSTMSGIIDNVPLQAVSALMQKWWGTKRLDYALYCPEGLANFPTNALPHLFHASYWESLDVIAFILRQLGRFDTPLLGNEEKDLTSFRPGQPREKWNKKRTSVKLKNVAANHRANDVIVREGAPQVLVARFMYSPIDVITLAGEKVDIHIMKNAPAGEWAYLSTEVTDKNGRIIYKIPDDKALGYGLYPVKMVVRGDHTSVDFFMAVIPPRTECVVFSIDGSFAASRSVSGKDPKVWAGAVDVVRHWQELGYLIIYITARPDMQQQTVVSWLSQHNFPHGLVSFADGLSRDPLAHKAAYLNKLVKEHGMIIHQAYGSEKDISVYTAISLKPSQIFIIGKVSKKHQTMATILYDGYAAHLSVLQAHGGSRPAQGNARMVIPRGQFGLPGQNASLRRRRQERVETGHPTRRSRSGLP; this is translated from the exons ATGTTGATCAAGGAGTATCGCATACCGTTGCCTCTCTCGGTAGAGGAGTATCGAATCGCTCAGCTGTACATGATAGCG AAAAAATCTCGGGAGGAGAGCAAAGGTGCCGGTAGCGGCGTGGAGATAATCGAGAACGAGCCGTACAGCAACGGCCCAGGTGGCAACGGGCAGTACACGCACAAAATCTACCACGTGGGCAGCCACCTGCCGGGATGGTTCAAGAGCCTCCTGCCGAAATCGGCGCTGATCGCCAAGGAGGAGGCCTGGAACGCCTATCCGTACACCAAGACTCGTTACACATGCCCATTCGTGGAGAAGTTCTCCGTCGAGATCGAGACCTACTACTTCCCGGACGACGGCCATCAGGAGAACGTCTTCAAGCTGACCGGCAGCGATTACAGGAACAGGATCGTAG ACGTGATTGACATCGTCAAGGATCAGCCTTACGGGGGTGACTACGTGAAGGAAGAGGACCCTAAACTGTACGTGTCGGAGAAGACCGGAAGAGGCCCGCTGGAGGACACCTGGCTGGAGGATTATTGGGCCGATGTGGAA GGAAAGCAACAGCCAACGCCGTCGGGCAAGTCACTAATGTGCGCGTACAAGCTATGCCGAGTAGAGTTCCGTTATTGGGGCATGCAAACGAAATTAGAAAAGTTCATACACGACGTAG CTCTGCGGAAGACGATGGTGCGGGCGCACAGGCAAGCCTGGGCCTGGCAGGACGAGTGGAACGGCCTGACGATGGAGGACATCCGGGAGATCGAGAGGCAGACGCAGCTGGCGCTGCAGCGGAAGATGGGCCTGGCCGAGAGCTCGGAGGACGAGCTCGAGGACGAGAGCCGGAAGGCGGCAgccgcgacgacggcgggcgcggctgcgacggcggctgccAGCACGGCGTCCGAGGAGTCGGCGATGGCGAAGACGCTTGCCGCCACCCTGGGCAGCATCGAGAAGAACGAGGAAGCGCAGAGCCCGCCGTCCGTCAGGAAGCCGTCCGACATCCCCATCATCAACACGGCGGCCAGCTCCGAGGGTGAGATCACCCCCGGCGACTCGCCGATCGACATCAACGAGATCAA AAACGCGACCGTCGGCGAGAAAGCAAAAAAGGAGTGGATGAAGAACAGCGTGTCTTTGCACTCGCCGAATACGAACAAGAGCTTCGACATCCAGATCGCGAACTGGAGGATGGAGAGCATCGTTAGGGAATCCGAGTCCGGCAGCGACGACGAGTTCTTCGACTGTCAGG CTGGGTTCATTATACCTGTTATACGCAAAG AGGACTTTGAAGATAGCTCTTCATTAGCTAAATGGAGTTCTTTGGATCTTCTAGCAGAAGGGGAGGATACGGCTATCCGGACACCATCCACGGCGAACGAGCAAg AAGATACAATATTTTCGCCCTCGTATCTGCAACGTATCACCAACGAACGAAGCAGCAAGAGATTACAGATCACTACGTCAGCTAGCATCGACATGTCGTGTCCAGCGTCCCCGCAGCACTCTCCTACGCATAACCCGTGCAAAATTACGGTTTTAATCATCGTAGTACACGGTGGCAGTGTTTTAG ACGCGAATGTCGATTTAACGGCAAAGAAATCGGACATCACGACGTTCCGCGGAGCCTTCGAGTCCGTCATGAGGCAGCATTATCCCAGCATGGTCGGTCATGTGTCACTTAGGTTTGTCGCTTGTCCTTCCATCTGCACCGAAGGCTTGGGAATTTTATCAAG CTTGAGCCCGTACAGCTTCGACGTGTCGCCTTCGTGCATGGACGCTCCGCAAGTGACGCACGACACTATTCCGATCGGTGCGATTCCGCTGCTGGCGAGCTCGAGCTCCGAGTACCAAGACATAGTGTCGCGCGTGGTGATGAGTGCCAATCAAGTGTACCACGAATTCGTTAAAAGTGACGAGGGCAGAGGCTTTAACGGACAGATCTGCTTCGTGGGCGACTCGGTAGGTTCGATCTTGGGCTACGATGCCCTGTGCAGAGCGACGCAGCATTCAAGACACAGTAGCGAAAACAGCATTCTGGAAGGTAGCGGTCAGCAAAGCACCGAGATTAGCGGGAACGAAGACGGTAAGCATTTAGCCGCACCGTCTCCCAGAAGAAGGTCTTCTGGCACGAg TGACAACAAGCTGGACTTTGAAGTGGGTGACTTTTTTACGTTCGGTAGTCCGCTCGCGTTAGTTCTCGCTTACAGGAAGATCGCCGCGTCTAATGACAAGAATAGTTTTATACCTAGGCCGTTAGTCAACCAAGTGTACAATTTGTTTCACCCTACGGATCCTGTAGCCGCGAGATTGGAACCCTTGATCTCAGCGAGGTTCTCATTAATCGCGCCGGTCAATATTGCCCGATATCAAAAGTATCCGCTCGGCAATGGCCAGCCTTATCACTTAC TGGAAACAATCCAGACGAATCCGCAACTGTTTGCTGACGGATTGAATGTTCCCAATCTTCAGTCGCATTTAAGAAGACTATCCGATATATCACTTCAAAGTACAATGTCAGGCATTATCGACAATGTTCCTTTACAGGCAGTGTCTGCCC TGATGCAAAAATGGTGGGGCACCAAAAGACTAGATTATGCGCTCTATTGTCCAGAGGGTCTCGCTAATTTTCCTACAAACGCCTTGCCACACCTCTTCCATGCTAGTTATTGGGAGTCTTTGGACGTGATCGCGTTTATTTTGAGGCAGTTAGGCAGATTCGACACGCCGTTGCTCGGCAACGAGGAAAAAGATCTCACTTCCTTCCGTCCAGGTCAACCCAGagaaaaatggaataaaaagCGTACCTCCGTTAAACTTAAG AATGTTGCTGCCAATCACAGAGCGAATGATGTCATCGTGAGGGAAGGTGCACCACAAGTATTAGTCGCTAGATTTATGTACAGTCCTATTGATGTGATAACTTTAGcag GTGAGAAAGTTGATATCCATATTATGAAAAATGCACCGGCAGGCGAATGGGCGTATCTCTCTACCGAGGTAACTGACAAGAACGgtagaataatttataagataCCAGATGACAAAGCGTTAGGTTATGGACTTTATCCAGTAAAGATGGTTGTAAG GGGAGATCATACGTCTGTAGATTTTTTCATGGCTGTGATACCGCCGAGAACTGAGTGCGTGGTTTTTAGCATAGACGGTTCTTTTGCCGCTAGTAGGTCGGTGAGTGGTAAAGATCCGAAAGTCTGGGCTGGTGCCGTCGATGTTGTAAG GCATTGGCAGGAATTGGGTTACCTTATCATTTACATTACCGCGAGACCCGATATGCAACAACAGACAGTAGTTTCCTGGCTGTCGCAGCATAATTTTCCTCACGGTCTCGTCTCATTTGCCGACGGCCTGTCTAGAGATCCGCTCGCCCACAAAGCCGCCTATTTGAATAAACTTGTGAAG GAGCACGGTATGATAATCCACCAGGCGTATGGCAGCGAGAAGGACATTAGCGTGTACACAGCGATAAGCCTGAAACCGAGCCAGATCTTTATCATCGGCAAAGTATCCAAGAAGCATCAAACTATGGCGACAATACTGTACGATGGATACGCTGCTCACTTGAGCGTACTACAAGCGCACGGGGGTTCGCGACCTGCTCAGGGTAACGCGCGCATGGTAATCCCGAGGGGTCAATTTGGCTTGCCTGGACAGAACGCCTCCCTGCGTCGACGAAG GCAAGAAAGGGTTGAGACAGGACACCCTACGCGGCGTTCGCGCTCGGGATTGCCATAG
- the Rdgb gene encoding protein retinal degeneration B isoform X5, protein MLIKEYRIPLPLSVEEYRIAQLYMIAKKSREESKGAGSGVEIIENEPYSNGPGGNGQYTHKIYHVGSHLPGWFKSLLPKSALIAKEEAWNAYPYTKTRYTCPFVEKFSVEIETYYFPDDGHQENVFKLTGSDYRNRIVDVIDIVKDQPYGGDYVKEEDPKLYVSEKTGRGPLEDTWLEDYWADVEGKQQPTPSGKSLMCAYKLCRVEFRYWGMQTKLEKFIHDVALRKTMVRAHRQAWAWQDEWNGLTMEDIREIERQTQLALQRKMGLAESSEDELEDESRKAAAATTAGAAATAAASTASEESAMAKTLAATLGSIEKNEEAQSPPSVRKPSDIPIINTAASSEGEITPGDSPIDINEIKNATVGEKAKKEWMKNSVSLHSPNTNKSFDIQIANWRMESIVRESESGSDDEFFDCQAEGEDTAIRTPSTANEQEDTIFSPSYLQRITNERSSKRLQITTSASIDMSCPASPQHSPTHNPCKITVLIIVVHGGSVLDANVDLTAKKSDITTFRGAFESVMRQHYPSMVGHVSLRFVACPSICTEGLGILSSLSPYSFDVSPSCMDAPQVTHDTIPIGAIPLLASSSSEYQDIVSRVVMSANQVYHEFVKSDEGRGFNGQICFVGDSVGSILGYDALCRATQHSRHSSENSILEGSGQQSTEISGNEDGKHLAAPSPRRRSSGTSDNKLDFEVGDFFTFGSPLALVLAYRKIAASNDKNSFIPRPLVNQVYNLFHPTDPVAARLEPLISARFSLIAPVNIARYQKYPLGNGQPYHLLETIQTNPQLFADGLNVPNLQSHLRRLSDISLQSTMSGIIDNVPLQAVSALMQKWWGTKRLDYALYCPEGLANFPTNALPHLFHASYWESLDVIAFILRQLGRFDTPLLGNEEKDLTSFRPGQPREKWNKKRTSVKLKNVAANHRANDVIVREGAPQVLVARFMYSPIDVITLAGEKVDIHIMKNAPAGEWAYLSTEVTDKNGRIIYKIPDDKALGYGLYPVKMVVRGDHTSVDFFMAVIPPRTECVVFSIDGSFAASRSVSGKDPKVWAGAVDVVRHWQELGYLIIYITARPDMQQQTVVSWLSQHNFPHGLVSFADGLSRDPLAHKAAYLNKLVKEHGMIIHQAYGSEKDISVYTAISLKPSQIFIIGKVSKKHQTMATILYDGYAAHLSVLQAHGGSRPAQGNARMVIPRGQFGLPGQNASLRRRSSFRTAKRAISQPPLGKTSFPLERSTSVGPSVTPSSSANVHHSAATTEKL, encoded by the exons ATGTTGATCAAGGAGTATCGCATACCGTTGCCTCTCTCGGTAGAGGAGTATCGAATCGCTCAGCTGTACATGATAGCG AAAAAATCTCGGGAGGAGAGCAAAGGTGCCGGTAGCGGCGTGGAGATAATCGAGAACGAGCCGTACAGCAACGGCCCAGGTGGCAACGGGCAGTACACGCACAAAATCTACCACGTGGGCAGCCACCTGCCGGGATGGTTCAAGAGCCTCCTGCCGAAATCGGCGCTGATCGCCAAGGAGGAGGCCTGGAACGCCTATCCGTACACCAAGACTCGTTACACATGCCCATTCGTGGAGAAGTTCTCCGTCGAGATCGAGACCTACTACTTCCCGGACGACGGCCATCAGGAGAACGTCTTCAAGCTGACCGGCAGCGATTACAGGAACAGGATCGTAG ACGTGATTGACATCGTCAAGGATCAGCCTTACGGGGGTGACTACGTGAAGGAAGAGGACCCTAAACTGTACGTGTCGGAGAAGACCGGAAGAGGCCCGCTGGAGGACACCTGGCTGGAGGATTATTGGGCCGATGTGGAA GGAAAGCAACAGCCAACGCCGTCGGGCAAGTCACTAATGTGCGCGTACAAGCTATGCCGAGTAGAGTTCCGTTATTGGGGCATGCAAACGAAATTAGAAAAGTTCATACACGACGTAG CTCTGCGGAAGACGATGGTGCGGGCGCACAGGCAAGCCTGGGCCTGGCAGGACGAGTGGAACGGCCTGACGATGGAGGACATCCGGGAGATCGAGAGGCAGACGCAGCTGGCGCTGCAGCGGAAGATGGGCCTGGCCGAGAGCTCGGAGGACGAGCTCGAGGACGAGAGCCGGAAGGCGGCAgccgcgacgacggcgggcgcggctgcgacggcggctgccAGCACGGCGTCCGAGGAGTCGGCGATGGCGAAGACGCTTGCCGCCACCCTGGGCAGCATCGAGAAGAACGAGGAAGCGCAGAGCCCGCCGTCCGTCAGGAAGCCGTCCGACATCCCCATCATCAACACGGCGGCCAGCTCCGAGGGTGAGATCACCCCCGGCGACTCGCCGATCGACATCAACGAGATCAA AAACGCGACCGTCGGCGAGAAAGCAAAAAAGGAGTGGATGAAGAACAGCGTGTCTTTGCACTCGCCGAATACGAACAAGAGCTTCGACATCCAGATCGCGAACTGGAGGATGGAGAGCATCGTTAGGGAATCCGAGTCCGGCAGCGACGACGAGTTCTTCGACTGTCAGG CAGAAGGGGAGGATACGGCTATCCGGACACCATCCACGGCGAACGAGCAAg AAGATACAATATTTTCGCCCTCGTATCTGCAACGTATCACCAACGAACGAAGCAGCAAGAGATTACAGATCACTACGTCAGCTAGCATCGACATGTCGTGTCCAGCGTCCCCGCAGCACTCTCCTACGCATAACCCGTGCAAAATTACGGTTTTAATCATCGTAGTACACGGTGGCAGTGTTTTAG ACGCGAATGTCGATTTAACGGCAAAGAAATCGGACATCACGACGTTCCGCGGAGCCTTCGAGTCCGTCATGAGGCAGCATTATCCCAGCATGGTCGGTCATGTGTCACTTAGGTTTGTCGCTTGTCCTTCCATCTGCACCGAAGGCTTGGGAATTTTATCAAG CTTGAGCCCGTACAGCTTCGACGTGTCGCCTTCGTGCATGGACGCTCCGCAAGTGACGCACGACACTATTCCGATCGGTGCGATTCCGCTGCTGGCGAGCTCGAGCTCCGAGTACCAAGACATAGTGTCGCGCGTGGTGATGAGTGCCAATCAAGTGTACCACGAATTCGTTAAAAGTGACGAGGGCAGAGGCTTTAACGGACAGATCTGCTTCGTGGGCGACTCGGTAGGTTCGATCTTGGGCTACGATGCCCTGTGCAGAGCGACGCAGCATTCAAGACACAGTAGCGAAAACAGCATTCTGGAAGGTAGCGGTCAGCAAAGCACCGAGATTAGCGGGAACGAAGACGGTAAGCATTTAGCCGCACCGTCTCCCAGAAGAAGGTCTTCTGGCACGAg TGACAACAAGCTGGACTTTGAAGTGGGTGACTTTTTTACGTTCGGTAGTCCGCTCGCGTTAGTTCTCGCTTACAGGAAGATCGCCGCGTCTAATGACAAGAATAGTTTTATACCTAGGCCGTTAGTCAACCAAGTGTACAATTTGTTTCACCCTACGGATCCTGTAGCCGCGAGATTGGAACCCTTGATCTCAGCGAGGTTCTCATTAATCGCGCCGGTCAATATTGCCCGATATCAAAAGTATCCGCTCGGCAATGGCCAGCCTTATCACTTAC TGGAAACAATCCAGACGAATCCGCAACTGTTTGCTGACGGATTGAATGTTCCCAATCTTCAGTCGCATTTAAGAAGACTATCCGATATATCACTTCAAAGTACAATGTCAGGCATTATCGACAATGTTCCTTTACAGGCAGTGTCTGCCC TGATGCAAAAATGGTGGGGCACCAAAAGACTAGATTATGCGCTCTATTGTCCAGAGGGTCTCGCTAATTTTCCTACAAACGCCTTGCCACACCTCTTCCATGCTAGTTATTGGGAGTCTTTGGACGTGATCGCGTTTATTTTGAGGCAGTTAGGCAGATTCGACACGCCGTTGCTCGGCAACGAGGAAAAAGATCTCACTTCCTTCCGTCCAGGTCAACCCAGagaaaaatggaataaaaagCGTACCTCCGTTAAACTTAAG AATGTTGCTGCCAATCACAGAGCGAATGATGTCATCGTGAGGGAAGGTGCACCACAAGTATTAGTCGCTAGATTTATGTACAGTCCTATTGATGTGATAACTTTAGcag GTGAGAAAGTTGATATCCATATTATGAAAAATGCACCGGCAGGCGAATGGGCGTATCTCTCTACCGAGGTAACTGACAAGAACGgtagaataatttataagataCCAGATGACAAAGCGTTAGGTTATGGACTTTATCCAGTAAAGATGGTTGTAAG GGGAGATCATACGTCTGTAGATTTTTTCATGGCTGTGATACCGCCGAGAACTGAGTGCGTGGTTTTTAGCATAGACGGTTCTTTTGCCGCTAGTAGGTCGGTGAGTGGTAAAGATCCGAAAGTCTGGGCTGGTGCCGTCGATGTTGTAAG GCATTGGCAGGAATTGGGTTACCTTATCATTTACATTACCGCGAGACCCGATATGCAACAACAGACAGTAGTTTCCTGGCTGTCGCAGCATAATTTTCCTCACGGTCTCGTCTCATTTGCCGACGGCCTGTCTAGAGATCCGCTCGCCCACAAAGCCGCCTATTTGAATAAACTTGTGAAG GAGCACGGTATGATAATCCACCAGGCGTATGGCAGCGAGAAGGACATTAGCGTGTACACAGCGATAAGCCTGAAACCGAGCCAGATCTTTATCATCGGCAAAGTATCCAAGAAGCATCAAACTATGGCGACAATACTGTACGATGGATACGCTGCTCACTTGAGCGTACTACAAGCGCACGGGGGTTCGCGACCTGCTCAGGGTAACGCGCGCATGGTAATCCCGAGGGGTCAATTTGGCTTGCCTGGACAGAACGCCTCCCTGCGTCGACGAAG
- the Rdgb gene encoding protein retinal degeneration B isoform X2, protein MLIKEYRIPLPLSVEEYRIAQLYMIAKKSREESKGAGSGVEIIENEPYSNGPGGNGQYTHKIYHVGSHLPGWFKSLLPKSALIAKEEAWNAYPYTKTRYTCPFVEKFSVEIETYYFPDDGHQENVFKLTGSDYRNRIVDVIDIVKDQPYGGDYVKEEDPKLYVSEKTGRGPLEDTWLEDYWADVEGKQQPTPSGKSLMCAYKLCRVEFRYWGMQTKLEKFIHDVALRKTMVRAHRQAWAWQDEWNGLTMEDIREIERQTQLALQRKMGLAESSEDELEDESRKAAAATTAGAAATAAASTASEESAMAKTLAATLGSIEKNEEAQSPPSVRKPSDIPIINTAASSEGEITPGDSPIDINEIKNATVGEKAKKEWMKNSVSLHSPNTNKSFDIQIANWRMESIVRESESGSDDEFFDCQEDFEDSSSLAKWSSLDLLAEGEDTAIRTPSTANEQEDTIFSPSYLQRITNERSSKRLQITTSASIDMSCPASPQHSPTHNPCKITVLIIVVHGGSVLDANVDLTAKKSDITTFRGAFESVMRQHYPSMVGHVSLRFVACPSICTEGLGILSSLSPYSFDVSPSCMDAPQVTHDTIPIGAIPLLASSSSEYQDIVSRVVMSANQVYHEFVKSDEGRGFNGQICFVGDSVGSILGYDALCRATQHSRHSSENSILEGSGQQSTEISGNEDGKHLAAPSPRRRSSGTSDNKLDFEVGDFFTFGSPLALVLAYRKIAASNDKNSFIPRPLVNQVYNLFHPTDPVAARLEPLISARFSLIAPVNIARYQKYPLGNGQPYHLLETIQTNPQLFADGLNVPNLQSHLRRLSDISLQSTMSGIIDNVPLQAVSALMQKWWGTKRLDYALYCPEGLANFPTNALPHLFHASYWESLDVIAFILRQLGRFDTPLLGNEEKDLTSFRPGQPREKWNKKRTSVKLKNVAANHRANDVIVREGAPQVLVARFMYSPIDVITLAGEKVDIHIMKNAPAGEWAYLSTEVTDKNGRIIYKIPDDKALGYGLYPVKMVVRGDHTSVDFFMAVIPPRTECVVFSIDGSFAASRSVSGKDPKVWAGAVDVVRHWQELGYLIIYITARPDMQQQTVVSWLSQHNFPHGLVSFADGLSRDPLAHKAAYLNKLVKEHGMIIHQAYGSEKDISVYTAISLKPSQIFIIGKVSKKHQTMATILYDGYAAHLSVLQAHGGSRPAQGNARMVIPRGQFGLPGQNASLRRRSSFRTAKRAISQPPLGKTSFPLERSTSVGPSVTPSSSANVHHSAATTEKL, encoded by the exons ATGTTGATCAAGGAGTATCGCATACCGTTGCCTCTCTCGGTAGAGGAGTATCGAATCGCTCAGCTGTACATGATAGCG AAAAAATCTCGGGAGGAGAGCAAAGGTGCCGGTAGCGGCGTGGAGATAATCGAGAACGAGCCGTACAGCAACGGCCCAGGTGGCAACGGGCAGTACACGCACAAAATCTACCACGTGGGCAGCCACCTGCCGGGATGGTTCAAGAGCCTCCTGCCGAAATCGGCGCTGATCGCCAAGGAGGAGGCCTGGAACGCCTATCCGTACACCAAGACTCGTTACACATGCCCATTCGTGGAGAAGTTCTCCGTCGAGATCGAGACCTACTACTTCCCGGACGACGGCCATCAGGAGAACGTCTTCAAGCTGACCGGCAGCGATTACAGGAACAGGATCGTAG ACGTGATTGACATCGTCAAGGATCAGCCTTACGGGGGTGACTACGTGAAGGAAGAGGACCCTAAACTGTACGTGTCGGAGAAGACCGGAAGAGGCCCGCTGGAGGACACCTGGCTGGAGGATTATTGGGCCGATGTGGAA GGAAAGCAACAGCCAACGCCGTCGGGCAAGTCACTAATGTGCGCGTACAAGCTATGCCGAGTAGAGTTCCGTTATTGGGGCATGCAAACGAAATTAGAAAAGTTCATACACGACGTAG CTCTGCGGAAGACGATGGTGCGGGCGCACAGGCAAGCCTGGGCCTGGCAGGACGAGTGGAACGGCCTGACGATGGAGGACATCCGGGAGATCGAGAGGCAGACGCAGCTGGCGCTGCAGCGGAAGATGGGCCTGGCCGAGAGCTCGGAGGACGAGCTCGAGGACGAGAGCCGGAAGGCGGCAgccgcgacgacggcgggcgcggctgcgacggcggctgccAGCACGGCGTCCGAGGAGTCGGCGATGGCGAAGACGCTTGCCGCCACCCTGGGCAGCATCGAGAAGAACGAGGAAGCGCAGAGCCCGCCGTCCGTCAGGAAGCCGTCCGACATCCCCATCATCAACACGGCGGCCAGCTCCGAGGGTGAGATCACCCCCGGCGACTCGCCGATCGACATCAACGAGATCAA AAACGCGACCGTCGGCGAGAAAGCAAAAAAGGAGTGGATGAAGAACAGCGTGTCTTTGCACTCGCCGAATACGAACAAGAGCTTCGACATCCAGATCGCGAACTGGAGGATGGAGAGCATCGTTAGGGAATCCGAGTCCGGCAGCGACGACGAGTTCTTCGACTGTCAGG AGGACTTTGAAGATAGCTCTTCATTAGCTAAATGGAGTTCTTTGGATCTTCTAGCAGAAGGGGAGGATACGGCTATCCGGACACCATCCACGGCGAACGAGCAAg AAGATACAATATTTTCGCCCTCGTATCTGCAACGTATCACCAACGAACGAAGCAGCAAGAGATTACAGATCACTACGTCAGCTAGCATCGACATGTCGTGTCCAGCGTCCCCGCAGCACTCTCCTACGCATAACCCGTGCAAAATTACGGTTTTAATCATCGTAGTACACGGTGGCAGTGTTTTAG ACGCGAATGTCGATTTAACGGCAAAGAAATCGGACATCACGACGTTCCGCGGAGCCTTCGAGTCCGTCATGAGGCAGCATTATCCCAGCATGGTCGGTCATGTGTCACTTAGGTTTGTCGCTTGTCCTTCCATCTGCACCGAAGGCTTGGGAATTTTATCAAG CTTGAGCCCGTACAGCTTCGACGTGTCGCCTTCGTGCATGGACGCTCCGCAAGTGACGCACGACACTATTCCGATCGGTGCGATTCCGCTGCTGGCGAGCTCGAGCTCCGAGTACCAAGACATAGTGTCGCGCGTGGTGATGAGTGCCAATCAAGTGTACCACGAATTCGTTAAAAGTGACGAGGGCAGAGGCTTTAACGGACAGATCTGCTTCGTGGGCGACTCGGTAGGTTCGATCTTGGGCTACGATGCCCTGTGCAGAGCGACGCAGCATTCAAGACACAGTAGCGAAAACAGCATTCTGGAAGGTAGCGGTCAGCAAAGCACCGAGATTAGCGGGAACGAAGACGGTAAGCATTTAGCCGCACCGTCTCCCAGAAGAAGGTCTTCTGGCACGAg TGACAACAAGCTGGACTTTGAAGTGGGTGACTTTTTTACGTTCGGTAGTCCGCTCGCGTTAGTTCTCGCTTACAGGAAGATCGCCGCGTCTAATGACAAGAATAGTTTTATACCTAGGCCGTTAGTCAACCAAGTGTACAATTTGTTTCACCCTACGGATCCTGTAGCCGCGAGATTGGAACCCTTGATCTCAGCGAGGTTCTCATTAATCGCGCCGGTCAATATTGCCCGATATCAAAAGTATCCGCTCGGCAATGGCCAGCCTTATCACTTAC TGGAAACAATCCAGACGAATCCGCAACTGTTTGCTGACGGATTGAATGTTCCCAATCTTCAGTCGCATTTAAGAAGACTATCCGATATATCACTTCAAAGTACAATGTCAGGCATTATCGACAATGTTCCTTTACAGGCAGTGTCTGCCC TGATGCAAAAATGGTGGGGCACCAAAAGACTAGATTATGCGCTCTATTGTCCAGAGGGTCTCGCTAATTTTCCTACAAACGCCTTGCCACACCTCTTCCATGCTAGTTATTGGGAGTCTTTGGACGTGATCGCGTTTATTTTGAGGCAGTTAGGCAGATTCGACACGCCGTTGCTCGGCAACGAGGAAAAAGATCTCACTTCCTTCCGTCCAGGTCAACCCAGagaaaaatggaataaaaagCGTACCTCCGTTAAACTTAAG AATGTTGCTGCCAATCACAGAGCGAATGATGTCATCGTGAGGGAAGGTGCACCACAAGTATTAGTCGCTAGATTTATGTACAGTCCTATTGATGTGATAACTTTAGcag GTGAGAAAGTTGATATCCATATTATGAAAAATGCACCGGCAGGCGAATGGGCGTATCTCTCTACCGAGGTAACTGACAAGAACGgtagaataatttataagataCCAGATGACAAAGCGTTAGGTTATGGACTTTATCCAGTAAAGATGGTTGTAAG GGGAGATCATACGTCTGTAGATTTTTTCATGGCTGTGATACCGCCGAGAACTGAGTGCGTGGTTTTTAGCATAGACGGTTCTTTTGCCGCTAGTAGGTCGGTGAGTGGTAAAGATCCGAAAGTCTGGGCTGGTGCCGTCGATGTTGTAAG GCATTGGCAGGAATTGGGTTACCTTATCATTTACATTACCGCGAGACCCGATATGCAACAACAGACAGTAGTTTCCTGGCTGTCGCAGCATAATTTTCCTCACGGTCTCGTCTCATTTGCCGACGGCCTGTCTAGAGATCCGCTCGCCCACAAAGCCGCCTATTTGAATAAACTTGTGAAG GAGCACGGTATGATAATCCACCAGGCGTATGGCAGCGAGAAGGACATTAGCGTGTACACAGCGATAAGCCTGAAACCGAGCCAGATCTTTATCATCGGCAAAGTATCCAAGAAGCATCAAACTATGGCGACAATACTGTACGATGGATACGCTGCTCACTTGAGCGTACTACAAGCGCACGGGGGTTCGCGACCTGCTCAGGGTAACGCGCGCATGGTAATCCCGAGGGGTCAATTTGGCTTGCCTGGACAGAACGCCTCCCTGCGTCGACGAAG